The genomic segment CCTCTCCCTGGGGAGAGGCCGGTGAGGGGAGAACTCGGAAGTGAAGATCATCTACCCTCACCCCAACCCTCTCCCTGAAAAGGAGAGGGTGTTTTGAATCAGCGCGTAACCTGGCCACCGCCCACCAACACTCGCCGCGCGACTGCAACACCTCTCCCCCTTGGGGGAGAGGCCGGGTGAGGGGGAGAACTCGGAAGTGAAGATCATCTACCCTCACCCCAACCCTCTCCCTGAAAAGGAGAGGGTGTTTTGAATCAGCGCGTAACCTGGCCACCGCCCACCAACACTCGCCGCGCGACTGCAACACCTCTCCCCCTTGGAGGAGAGGCCGGGTGAGGGGGGAGTCCCGTAGGATGGGCACCGCCCACCACGATAGAGGTAGGGTGGGTCGGCCGTCTCAACCCGCCGGCTCAATGCGTGGCACAGCCGACCAGCAGGTGCCAGCCGTTTGGTGGTTTGCCATCCCCGCCGGGCCTTGCTTAAACTCCGCCGCCATGGCACGAAGACGCGCTGAAAAAAAGCAGATGCCGCGAGCCGCCGAACCAGCATGGCCCGCGTGACACCGAAGAAAGCAATGCCGACGCAAGCTCGAGTTGTGCAGAGTAAGCCGCTCAACCGCTCCCTCAGCGCCGCCAAGGCCGCCAAGCAGGACGAGTTCTACACCCAGTACGTCGACATCCAGAAGGAAGTCGAAGCCTACCTCGAGTTCGATCCCAACACCTTCCGCGGCAAAATCGTCTACTGCAACTGCGACGACCCCTTCGAGAGCAACTTCTTCAAGTACTTCGCCGCCAACTTCAACAAGCTCGGGCTGAAGAAACTCATCTGCACCAGCTACGACGGCTCGCCCGTCGCCGGGCAGATGACGCTCTTTGACGAATACAACGGCGGTGAGATTGGGGGCGACGGCCACCGCAAGAAGCCCAAGGCCATCGCCGTCATCGTCGACCACGTGAAGGATGAAAACAACGACGGCGCGGCCGACATCGAAGACGTCAAACTCTTCCGCAAGAAGAACAAGGCCAACCGCATCGCCCTCAAGGGCAACGACCAATACCCCGGCGGCGACTTCCGCAGCCCCGAGTGCGTCGAGTTCCTCAATCGCGTATAATCGACTCGATGAGTCTTGCAGAGAACGAATCCTCGACACGAACACGTAAGGCGAGGCCGCCTGCTGTCACGACCTTACAGCGCCCAAAGGTCATCCCTTTCGGATGGTATGGCGGGAAGTATTCGCACCTTGACTGGCTGCTCCCCCTGCTCCCAAAGTGCCACCACTACTGCGAACCATACGCGGGATCAGGCGCGGTACTATTGAACCGTCGTCCGTCACCGGTCGAGACCTACAACGATCTTGACGGCGAAGTCGTCAATTTCTTTCGCGTGCTACGTGATGAAGGAGATAAGCTCGTCCGAGCGATCGGTCTCACCCCGTTCTCTCGCGAAGAGTTTGCTAAGGCCTGTAAGCTAGACCCAGAGTTAGACGCTTTTGAACGCGCGAGGAGATTCTACGTTCGCGCCCGGCAAGTGCGGATTGGATTGGCTCAGACTGCGACGATCGGACGCTGGGCAAACTGCAAGGACACAAGCCGCGCGGGGATGAGCGGTGTTATAAGCCGTTGGCTTGGTGGAGTAGAAGACTTGGGGATAATCGCTGAGCGGTTACTGCGCGTGCAGATTGAGAACCGACCGGCAATCCAAGCGATCGAACTCTACGACTCTCCTGGCACCTTGTTTTACTGCGATCCACCCTATATCCACGAGACGCGCGGCGACTCGAAAGCATACGGCCACGAAATGACAAACCGTCAGCACGAGGAGCTTGCGGAAGTCCTCAACAAGGTAAAAGGGTTGGTGGCGATTTCGAACTATCCTTGCGAGCTGATGGACAAGCTCTATCCCGCGCCTCGGTGGTTCAAGACCATAACAGAGGAGCGCACCAATCACGCCACCAAGGGCAAGCGTATCGAGGGCCTTTGGACGAATTACGATCCGAAGCTAGCTACCGGAAAAGAGAATGGGAATGGACACTTGTTCGGCGACGCTTGAAAGGGCATACAAGGATGCTGAGGCACAGTTGCTCAAGCCCTTCGTAACCAACAAAGAGATTGCGGAGCGCATCAAGTTCGCCGCGATGTGCCCGAGCAATCGCGCGGGCGCACGGTTCCTATTAGCTGCCACTCTCGCGAAGGTCACGCAACCCAACGTAGATATCCGTAAGCCGTTCATTCAAGCGTATCCTGACGATCAGAAGGCAGACGCTTATCCAGGTCGCAACTACGATGAGCAATACGTCTTCGAGTTTATCACGCGGCACAAGCTCCCATGCAGTTCTACGACTGCCTTCCTGACTCCCGGCTTCCGAACGAAGAACATTGTGCTCGACTTGACCCAGAAGCTGCGCGGGAGACCCCCGGAGCTTTACGAGTTTATCCTTGAGATTCTCGATGCCATTCAATCGGGGAAGATCAAGGCTGACGTGGTGATGAGAGAGACAATCCGTCTACTCATCGTCCAGCGTGAGGCGCGCGCCCTGAAGCTCCAGAAGCTGAAAAAGGATTTGCAAGAGCAGGCGGGCGAGCTACCCCTGTCGTCGGAGGACACAGTCAAGCTCATTGAACAGCATCTCGCACTGAAGTACGCCGCGCGGTTGCCCGTGCTGGTTGTTGCCGCGGCCTATACCGCGGCGTCGGCTAAGCTTGGCGAACGCGTGCTAAGCCTAAACGCACACAATGCCGCCGACAAACAAACCGGGGCACTTGGCGACGTCGAGATCACCCTTGCCGATGACGACAACGTCGTGACCGCGTACGAAATGAAGGATAAAGCGGTCACCATTGGCGATATCAATATCGCGATCCAGAAGATCGCCGACGGAGCGGACATACAAAACTACATCTTCGTCACCACCGACCGCATCGACGCGGAGGTGAGAGAATACGCCGCCAAACAGTACAAGGAACTTGGAGGGGTCGAGATTGCGATTCTCGACTGCATCGGATTTCTGCGCCACTTTCTGCATTTGTTTCATCGGCTCCGCACCGACTTCCTTGACGCGTATCAGGAACTCGTCCTCGCCCAACCCGAGAGCGGCGTAAATCAAGCGCTGAAAGAAGCGTTTCTCGCGCTGCGCAAAGCTGCGCAGGCCGAGGGTTGAAGCAGAAGAGAAGCAGCAAGCGCGCACAGGGACGGGTTTGTTTACAACCAGCTTGAAGGCAAGGGGCTGTTCGGGCTGGGCGGGAAGCTCACGATTCAGCCGGAGTATCAGCGGAACTACATCTATGCCGAGGGCGGCGGGAAGCGCGAGCAGGCGGTCATTCAATCGCTGCTCAAGGGGTATCCGCTCGGGCTGATCTACTTCAACAAGGTCGCGAAGGACAAGTTCGAGGTGCTCGACGGGCAGCAGCGCATCACCAGCATCGGGCGGTTCGTCACCGACAGGTTCGCGTTCATGGAGAACGGCAACCCGCGGATATTCACCAGCCTGCCCAGGGACCAGCAGAAGAAGATCAACGAATCGAAACTACTGATCTTCGAGTGCGAGGGGACGGAGACGGAGATCAAGCAGTGGTTCCAGACGGTGAATATCGCCGGCGTGCCGCTAAACGATCAGGAACTGCTCAACGCCGTCTACTCCGGCCCGTTCGTCACCAGGGCCAAGGAAGAGTTCAGCAACAGCCTGAACACGAACATCCAGAAGTGGAGCGCCTACATCAAGGGCAGCGCGAACCGGCAGGATTTTCTGGCGACGGCATTGGATTGGGTGAGCAAGGGGGACATCGGCTCTTACATGAGCGCTCACCGTGGTGATGAGAACATCACCGAGCTAAAAAACTACTTCGATGCCGTGATCGACTGGGTTTCGACGGTGTTCGAGGACGTTTACCCGGAGATGAAGGGGCTGGAATGGGGGCGGCTGTACGAGGAATACCACGACAAAAGCTACAACCAGGCGAAGATGAAAGAGGCCGTGGAAAAGCTGATGGCGGATGAGTACGTCACCAACCGCAAGGGCATCTTCGAGTATGTGCTGGGCGGCTTAACCGACAAGAAGCTGCTGGCCGTGCGGGTGTTCGACGAGAAGACGAAGAAGGTCGCGTACGCCAAGCAGACGCAGGCGGTGAAGGGCAAGAACAAATCCAACTGCCCGCTGTGCGCGGTCGGCGACAACGCGAACAAGGCGCGCATCTACGATTTCGACGAAATGGACGCCGACCACGTGGCCGCGTGGAGCAAGGGCGGCGACTCGTCAGCCAATAACTGCCAAATGCTCTGCACGACCCACAATCGGGCCAAGGGCAATCGATAGTGCGCTCGGCGGGTCGATGCGGCCGACCCACCCTACACAATCTGCCGCGTCCTCCGCGCGAAGCCGACTTTCAAATAATCCCCCTCTTCCCCGCCCCCATTGCCCAAACCGCCGGGACACGCCGTTCCTAATTCCCCACCGGGCATGAGATTGCAATCGCGATGACACTTCCTGTCACCCGATTATTGCAAATTATTGACTCCGCGCAATGGCTTCGCTACGCTCGGTTCGGTTTATGTTAGGGAACCTGGGAGGGCCACACATGCACGAAAAAACCGATTCCGCCGCCGAACTGCACCTGCGCGTCATCCGCGAGCCGGCCGTCACGCCGCTATCGCCGCGGAAGCGGGCCATCTGCTGGGATTTCGGCATTCCGCCGCACGAAGGCTCGCACGTCGTCGCCGACAACCTGCGGCTCGCGGCGCGGCCGGGCACGATCACGGCGCTGATCGGACCGAGCGGCTCGGGCAAGAGCAGCATCCTCCAGGCCATCGCCGATCAGGTCGGGCAGGCCGTCTGGGTCGGCCGCGAGAAACTCGACAAGCGTAGTTCCATCATCGATCTCGTCGCCCCGCGGCGTCCGCTCGCGACGGTGATGCGCATCCTCACGGCCTGCGGCCTGGGCGAGCCGCGCCTGTGGGTGCGCTCGCCGGAAGACCTCTCCGACGGCGAGCGCTTTCGCGCGGCGCTGGCCCGCGCCATCGG from the Planctomycetia bacterium genome contains:
- a CDS encoding DNA adenine methylase, which translates into the protein MSLAENESSTRTRKARPPAVTTLQRPKVIPFGWYGGKYSHLDWLLPLLPKCHHYCEPYAGSGAVLLNRRPSPVETYNDLDGEVVNFFRVLRDEGDKLVRAIGLTPFSREEFAKACKLDPELDAFERARRFYVRARQVRIGLAQTATIGRWANCKDTSRAGMSGVISRWLGGVEDLGIIAERLLRVQIENRPAIQAIELYDSPGTLFYCDPPYIHETRGDSKAYGHEMTNRQHEELAEVLNKVKGLVAISNYPCELMDKLYPAPRWFKTITEERTNHATKGKRIEGLWTNYDPKLATGKENGNGHLFGDA
- a CDS encoding restriction endonuclease, SacI family; this encodes MDTCSATLERAYKDAEAQLLKPFVTNKEIAERIKFAAMCPSNRAGARFLLAATLAKVTQPNVDIRKPFIQAYPDDQKADAYPGRNYDEQYVFEFITRHKLPCSSTTAFLTPGFRTKNIVLDLTQKLRGRPPELYEFILEILDAIQSGKIKADVVMRETIRLLIVQREARALKLQKLKKDLQEQAGELPLSSEDTVKLIEQHLALKYAARLPVLVVAAAYTAASAKLGERVLSLNAHNAADKQTGALGDVEITLADDDNVVTAYEMKDKAVTIGDINIAIQKIADGADIQNYIFVTTDRIDAEVREYAAKQYKELGGVEIAILDCIGFLRHFLHLFHRLRTDFLDAYQELVLAQPESGVNQALKEAFLALRKAAQAEG
- a CDS encoding DUF262 domain-containing protein → MFGLGGKLTIQPEYQRNYIYAEGGGKREQAVIQSLLKGYPLGLIYFNKVAKDKFEVLDGQQRITSIGRFVTDRFAFMENGNPRIFTSLPRDQQKKINESKLLIFECEGTETEIKQWFQTVNIAGVPLNDQELLNAVYSGPFVTRAKEEFSNSLNTNIQKWSAYIKGSANRQDFLATALDWVSKGDIGSYMSAHRGDENITELKNYFDAVIDWVSTVFEDVYPEMKGLEWGRLYEEYHDKSYNQAKMKEAVEKLMADEYVTNRKGIFEYVLGGLTDKKLLAVRVFDEKTKKVAYAKQTQAVKGKNKSNCPLCAVGDNANKARIYDFDEMDADHVAAWSKGGDSSANNCQMLCTTHNRAKGNR